The nucleotide sequence CAAGAATGGAAAGGCAATGTGCGTGAACTCAGAAACGTTATCGAAAGAAGTCTTATTGTTTGTGAAAATGATGAGTTACACCCCGAAGATTTACCCATAGAAATACAAAATGCAGCTTTTAAGGAAAAAAGTAGTAATAATAGTGGTTTCGAATTATCGGCTATGGAAAAACGCCACATTGCCCGAGTACTAGACTATACGAACGGCAATAAAACCGAAGCTGCAAAACTCCTAAAAATAGGACTTACCACTTTATATCGAAAAATAGAGGAATATAAACTCTAATTCTTTTCAAAATAATACACAACCCTACCAAAATGAAAAGGGAGTATCTGTTCGCCAGATGCTCCCTTTTCATTTATAATACTAATTATGAACCAATTAAAATATTCAAAAACAATATTGGCACAACTTTGGCATATCCCAAACCGAAAAAAAATAATTTAGTATTCACTTAAAAAAATGTAACATGGAATTTGACGCATTAGGTTTTGGAGTTTGTATACTCAGTGGAATTGCCTGTTTCTGGCTCTTCTATAAGTGCATAGACTGGTTTGAAAAAATTTAATTAAAAGGAGATTTAACATGTACACTGCATTATTTATTATCAGCGTAATTATGTTCGGGTATCTGATGTATGTATTAGTGAAACCCGAAAAGTTTTAGTCATTTATAAAGATTAAACACAATGAATACAGAGATATTAGGTGTTATTGCACAAATTGTCCTGATGGTCGTACTCGCCTACCCCATCGGGAAATACATTTCAAAGGTTTTCAAAGGTGAGAAAGTTTGGTCGGACTTCATGACTCCCATCGAAAAAATCATGTACAAACTGGGAGGTGTCGATCCAACAGAAGAGATG is from Barnesiella intestinihominis YIT 11860 and encodes:
- the kdpF gene encoding K(+)-transporting ATPase subunit F, giving the protein MYTALFIISVIMFGYLMYVLVKPEKF